The segment AAATCCATTCTTCCCTTGCCAGTTTTCCCGTTACCGTTTACTCTTTTCATGTGACCTCCTTGCTTTCCGTTGTTTTCGTTCAAAAACATGGTAGCAGGTGAGGTCATACCTTCGTTTCAACTAAGTTTAGGACACTTTCCGAAACGCCTGTCATTGATGGCCGCACAAGACCGCAAATCCCATAAGGTATTCCACGTTCCCCTTGCGCCCCTCTATCGGCGACCGGGTGACGCCAAGATACGCAAGGCCCGGGAGGGCGATGGCGCGAGCGCTCTCCTTTTTGTTTCTCCCCCTTGAGTGCCCCGAAGGGGGGAGGGGGTGGCATGTTGGCGATGGTTCCTGATTTGGTTCACCTCCCCCGCCGCTTTGCGGAGCCCCCTCCTTGTAAAGGAGGGGAAACGGGGCTTCGGACGAAGTTGACGCGCCGCCTGTCTGGAAAAACGTCCTGACATCCTCCAACACCTTCTGGCGCACTTTTTCGTCCCGCACGATTCCTCCCTTCCCAACATTCTCCCTGCCCGCCTCGAACTGCGGCTTCACCAGCAACACGGCGAATCCGCCCGGTTTGAGCGCTGGCAGGGCGGGGGGGATGGCAAGCCGCAACGATATGAACGACACGTCCGACACGATCATGTCCACCATGTCCGGGATCATCCCCGGCGAGAATTCCCGGGCGTTCAGCTTTTCCATGCAGACCACGCGCGGATCGGAACGCAATTTGTAATCAAGCTGGTTTTCCCCCACGTCCACGGCATACACCTTCGCCGCGCCGCGTTGCAATAAA is part of the Nitrospinota bacterium genome and harbors:
- a CDS encoding TlyA family RNA methyltransferase: MPKKRLDILLTERHLAESRQRAQALIMAGLVTVEGVLAAKAGALVDEEAAIEIKGKDHPYVSRGGVKLAHALDFFHINVEGFVCLDIGASTGGFTDCLLQRGAAKVYAVDVGENQLDYKLRSDPRVVCMEKLNAREFSPGMIPDMVDMIVSDVSFISLRLAIPPALPALKPGGFAVLLVKPQFEAGRENVGKGGIVRDEKVRQKVLEDVRTFFQTGGASTSSEAPFPLLYKEGAPQSGGGGEPNQEPSPTCHPLPPSGHSRGRNKKESARAIALPGLAYLGVTRSPIEGRKGNVEYLMGFAVLCGHQ